In Bradyrhizobium sp. G127, one genomic interval encodes:
- a CDS encoding DUF4239 domain-containing protein gives MIRAWLDLPPAGIFAVLIVLYFGTPLLLAAITFRGPLRRPVQSLTGVVAPFFNGVAILFALLTGFLAADIAERGRQAYRVVHTEAGELRNIHTLSVASASDMRTIRAALKAYVTSVIAEEWPAMDAMRLSPRTEVAYDDLLREVSIPSIAKDSGQAVHSALLTATLRVGTARNDRLALSSDHTNDLKWLVVIVLGLLTQVGIALVHLDKPRAFLASLVVFGSAAVVALGIIALQEYPFDGTFQVSPQPIKVLQALSE, from the coding sequence ATGATCCGCGCCTGGCTCGACCTGCCCCCCGCCGGCATCTTTGCCGTACTGATCGTCCTGTATTTTGGCACGCCGCTGCTGCTCGCGGCGATTACCTTTCGCGGCCCACTCAGGCGGCCTGTGCAATCGCTGACCGGGGTTGTCGCACCGTTCTTTAACGGGGTCGCCATCCTGTTCGCGCTGCTGACGGGCTTTCTCGCTGCCGACATCGCAGAGCGTGGCCGCCAGGCCTATCGGGTGGTTCACACCGAGGCTGGCGAACTGCGCAACATCCATACGCTCAGCGTCGCCTCGGCGTCCGATATGCGCACCATCCGCGCCGCACTGAAAGCCTACGTGACCTCGGTGATCGCGGAAGAATGGCCCGCGATGGACGCGATGCGGCTGTCGCCACGCACCGAAGTCGCCTACGACGATCTGCTGCGCGAGGTAAGTATTCCGTCGATCGCGAAGGACTCGGGACAGGCGGTTCATTCGGCGCTGCTCACCGCTACTCTGCGGGTCGGGACCGCGCGCAACGACCGCCTTGCGCTGTCGTCGGATCACACCAACGACCTGAAATGGCTGGTGGTGATCGTGCTCGGCCTGCTCACTCAGGTCGGAATCGCCCTTGTCCATCTCGACAAACCGCGGGCGTTTCTTGCATCGCTCGTCGTATTCGGGAGTGCCGCTGTCGTCGCCCTCGGCATCATCGCGCTGCAGGAATATCCGTTCGACGGCACGTTCCAGGTTTCGCCGCAGCCGATCAAGGTGCTGCAGGCCCTGAGCGAGTGA
- a CDS encoding D-alanine--D-alanine ligase, translated as MSEPKHVAVLMGGWSSEREVSLRSGKACADALERRGYRVTRIDVKRDIATVLDMLKPDVALVMLHGKPGEDGTIQGVLETLGIPYTHSGVLASSLAMKKDLAKTVMATAGVPVPEGMTLTRAEIAKGHVMAPPYVIKPVADGSSVGVFIVTEAHAHPPQELFREDWPHGEQLLVEKYIAGKELTCAVIKGEATGVIEIVPLIKFYDYEAKYSPGASKHILPAPILPFVYQEVRRLTLAAHVALGCRGVSRADFRYDDRIEGLGGLSCLEVNTQPGMTETSLVPELAVHAGVTFDELVQWMVEDASLDR; from the coding sequence ATGAGCGAACCAAAACACGTTGCGGTGCTGATGGGCGGATGGTCGTCGGAGCGGGAGGTCTCGCTGCGATCGGGCAAAGCCTGCGCCGACGCACTGGAGCGCCGCGGTTACCGCGTCACCCGCATCGACGTGAAGCGCGACATCGCAACCGTGCTCGACATGCTGAAGCCCGACGTGGCGCTGGTGATGCTGCACGGCAAGCCCGGCGAGGACGGCACCATTCAGGGCGTTCTGGAAACGCTCGGGATCCCCTATACCCATTCGGGCGTCCTGGCCTCGTCATTGGCGATGAAGAAGGATCTCGCCAAGACGGTGATGGCGACGGCAGGCGTTCCGGTGCCGGAAGGCATGACGCTGACTCGCGCGGAGATCGCCAAGGGGCACGTCATGGCTCCGCCCTATGTCATCAAGCCGGTGGCCGACGGCTCCAGCGTCGGGGTGTTCATCGTCACCGAGGCGCATGCCCACCCGCCGCAGGAGCTTTTTCGGGAGGACTGGCCCCACGGCGAGCAACTTCTGGTGGAAAAATACATCGCCGGAAAGGAACTCACCTGTGCGGTTATCAAGGGCGAGGCGACCGGCGTGATTGAGATAGTTCCATTGATCAAATTTTACGATTACGAGGCAAAGTACTCTCCGGGCGCATCAAAACACATCCTGCCTGCACCTATTTTACCTTTTGTTTACCAGGAAGTCCGAAGGTTAACGCTGGCGGCGCATGTGGCGCTTGGCTGCCGGGGCGTGAGCCGTGCGGATTTCCGTTACGACGACCGCATCGAGGGACTTGGGGGATTGTCCTGCCTCGAGGTGAATACCCAACCCGGCATGACCGAGACGTCACTTGTTCCTGAGCTTGCGGTCCACGCAGGCGTAACATTTGACGAGTTGGTGCAATGGATGGTGGAGGACGCCTCTCTCGATCGCTAG
- a CDS encoding cell division protein FtsQ/DivIB — protein sequence MDGGGRLSRSLGSQRPQSTSQTRAAASRSRGRALSPARRAAPRDAVRFEASHPWIAMLERRLPRFVGLAATTFILIGAVAFGVAKGDHADDVLGALSDTRNAAANAIGFRITSVAITGRKQLTQDEILAVGGVNGRSSLLFLDAASARDKLKADPWIADATVQKLYPGRLQIDITERKPFALWQENGRVSVISEDGTVLEPYVARRFVSLPLVVGKGAETRAKDFLNLLAQYPQVRSQVKAIVYVGERRWNLRLADGIDVRLPEFEVEKALATLSKMDKDSGLFSRDITAIDMRLSDRLTVRLSEAAAKARDELFKDKKPKKAGAA from the coding sequence ATGGATGGTGGAGGACGCCTCTCTCGATCGCTAGGATCGCAGAGGCCCCAATCTACTTCTCAGACAAGAGCCGCAGCGTCGCGTTCGCGCGGCCGCGCGCTTTCGCCTGCGCGCCGTGCTGCACCCCGTGACGCTGTTCGCTTCGAGGCCTCCCATCCATGGATCGCCATGCTGGAGCGCCGTCTGCCGCGCTTCGTGGGGCTTGCCGCGACCACCTTCATTTTAATCGGCGCCGTCGCGTTCGGTGTGGCCAAGGGCGATCATGCCGACGACGTGCTCGGCGCGTTGAGCGACACCCGAAACGCTGCCGCCAATGCGATCGGATTCCGCATCACCAGCGTCGCGATCACCGGCCGCAAGCAGCTCACGCAGGACGAAATTCTCGCCGTGGGCGGCGTCAACGGCCGCTCCTCGCTGCTGTTTCTCGATGCCGCCTCGGCGCGCGACAAGCTGAAGGCCGATCCGTGGATCGCGGACGCCACCGTGCAGAAGCTTTATCCGGGCCGGTTGCAGATCGACATCACCGAACGCAAGCCGTTCGCGCTCTGGCAGGAGAACGGCCGCGTCTCCGTGATCTCCGAGGACGGCACGGTGCTTGAGCCCTACGTCGCGCGGCGCTTCGTGTCGCTGCCGCTGGTGGTGGGCAAAGGCGCGGAAACCCGCGCCAAGGATTTCCTCAATCTGCTGGCGCAATACCCGCAGGTGCGTTCGCAGGTGAAGGCCATCGTCTATGTCGGCGAGCGGCGCTGGAATCTGCGCCTTGCCGACGGCATCGACGTTCGGCTGCCGGAATTCGAGGTCGAGAAGGCGCTGGCGACGCTCAGTAAGATGGACAAGGACAGCGGCCTGTTCTCCCGCGACATCACCGCCATCGACATGCGGCTGTCGGACCGGCTGACCGTGCGCCTGTCGGAGGCGGCGGCGAAGGCGCGTGACGAATTGTTCAAGGACAAGAAGCCGAAGAAGGCTGGTGCCGCATGA
- the ftsA gene encoding cell division protein FtsA produces the protein MTSLDRAQTPKTRQMPPNKTALVAALDIGTSKIACLIARLKPCPPSDALRGRTHAIELIGLSHIQSRGVKAGAVVDLNECEQAVRQAVALAERMAKVRVESVLLSVSAGRLQGNLVEASSELRGGAVTPADLSRVISAGMHHATPPGRTVLHVLPAGFSLDGVKGVRDPSGMVARHFGVEMNVITADATAAKNLMLVVERCHLNVEAMACAPYVSGLSVLTDDEADLGAAVVEMGAGTTTIATYSGGQCVHASGFALGGQHVTMDLARGLGACIADAERIKTLYGTVLTGGSDARDVMSVPTAGDDGDTSQMVSRATIANIVRQRVEEIFEMVRDRLADSPFAAEPRARVVLTGGASQLTGIPDLASRILGRDVRIGRPLGFGRLPNEAKSASFAVPTGLLVYPQFAHLEHVEPRHTRQVMTGTNGYFGKVGRWLREGF, from the coding sequence ATGACCAGTCTTGACCGCGCCCAGACCCCAAAGACTCGCCAGATGCCGCCGAACAAGACAGCGCTGGTGGCGGCGCTCGATATCGGCACCAGCAAGATCGCCTGTCTCATCGCGCGGCTGAAGCCGTGTCCGCCGAGCGATGCGTTGCGCGGCCGCACCCATGCGATCGAGCTGATCGGGCTGAGCCACATCCAGTCGCGCGGCGTCAAGGCCGGCGCGGTGGTTGACCTCAACGAATGCGAGCAGGCCGTGCGGCAAGCCGTGGCGCTGGCGGAGCGCATGGCCAAGGTTCGCGTCGAATCGGTCTTGCTGTCGGTGTCCGCCGGCCGCCTGCAGGGCAATCTCGTCGAGGCGTCCTCGGAATTGCGCGGCGGCGCAGTCACGCCTGCCGATCTCAGCCGGGTCATCAGCGCCGGCATGCATCATGCTACGCCGCCCGGCCGCACCGTGCTTCACGTCCTGCCGGCCGGCTTCTCGCTCGACGGCGTCAAGGGCGTCCGCGATCCGAGCGGCATGGTCGCGCGTCACTTCGGTGTGGAAATGAACGTGATTACCGCCGACGCAACCGCAGCAAAGAACCTGATGCTGGTGGTCGAGCGTTGCCACCTCAACGTCGAGGCCATGGCCTGCGCGCCCTACGTCTCCGGGCTGTCGGTACTGACCGACGATGAGGCCGATCTCGGCGCCGCCGTGGTCGAGATGGGGGCGGGCACTACGACCATCGCGACCTACTCGGGCGGACAGTGCGTCCATGCCAGCGGTTTTGCGCTCGGCGGGCAACACGTCACCATGGATTTGGCGCGGGGTTTAGGGGCATGCATTGCGGATGCCGAGCGAATCAAGACGTTATATGGCACCGTGCTGACCGGCGGATCTGATGCGCGCGATGTCATGAGTGTGCCAACGGCGGGGGACGACGGCGACACGTCGCAGATGGTGTCCCGGGCCACGATTGCAAACATCGTCCGGCAGCGGGTCGAGGAGATTTTTGAAATGGTCAGGGACCGGCTCGCGGATTCTCCCTTTGCGGCAGAGCCGCGGGCGCGAGTTGTTTTGACCGGCGGGGCGTCGCAGCTCACCGGCATCCCCGATCTTGCCAGCCGCATTCTTGGCCGCGACGTGCGCATCGGCCGCCCGCTTGGCTTCGGCCGCCTGCCCAATGAGGCCAAGAGCGCGTCATTCGCGGTGCCTACCGGCCTGCTGGTCTATCCGCAATTCGCACATCTGGAACACGTTGAACCGCGGCATACGCGGCAGGTCATGACAGGGACCAACGGCTACTTCGGAAAGGTCGGACGATGGCTTCGAGAGGGCTTCTGA
- the ftsZ gene encoding cell division protein FtsZ — MTINLTPPDVRELRPRITVFGVGGAGGNAVNNMISAGLQGVDFVVANTDAQALTMSKAERIVQMGTQVTQGLGAGSQPDVGAAAAQEVLDEIKDHLSGANMVFVTAGMGGGTGTGAAPVIAATAREMGILTVGVVTKPFHFEGQRRMRTAEAGITELQKVVDTLLIIPNQNLFRVANEKTTFADAFAMADQVLYSGVACITDLMVKEGLINLDFADVRAVMREMGKAMMGTGESTGEKRALTAAEAAIANPLIDDSSMRGARGLLISITGGKDLTLFEVDEAATRIREEVDNDANIIVGATFDETLDGVIRVSVVATGIDTVAASRATTPVQAITTGAPESRLAELTARLRADNQRMAERAQQQKQAAAPSPAAAPARATADQIDRAALAAIAEAVSPTERPAPAPMQPAAYGDVSVRPVPPKPSLFPDHEEPMNLQEAAPPSSFIPQPAERMPVRAPRMPQFDELPVPAQNQIRQARGETAEEHPPQKRASLLQRLANVGLGRRDEETEPPIAARASGPAMAPMPPLPERKPQRPVPAQYGGAGDPVSEYARRPAPQGLDSHGRPAPAAPAGGGEDHLDIPAFLRRQAT; from the coding sequence ATGACCATCAATCTCACCCCCCCGGATGTTCGCGAGCTGAGGCCCCGCATCACCGTGTTCGGTGTCGGCGGCGCGGGCGGCAATGCCGTCAACAACATGATCTCCGCCGGTTTGCAGGGCGTCGACTTTGTCGTCGCCAACACCGACGCGCAGGCCCTCACCATGTCGAAGGCCGAACGCATCGTGCAGATGGGCACCCAGGTGACGCAGGGCCTCGGCGCGGGTTCGCAGCCGGACGTCGGCGCGGCCGCCGCCCAGGAAGTGCTCGACGAAATCAAGGACCATCTCTCGGGCGCGAACATGGTGTTCGTTACCGCCGGCATGGGCGGCGGTACCGGTACGGGGGCAGCCCCCGTGATCGCCGCCACCGCGCGCGAGATGGGCATCCTCACCGTGGGCGTTGTCACGAAGCCGTTCCACTTTGAAGGCCAGCGCCGCATGCGCACCGCCGAAGCCGGCATCACCGAGCTTCAGAAGGTGGTCGATACGCTGCTGATCATCCCGAACCAGAATCTGTTCCGGGTCGCCAACGAGAAAACTACCTTCGCCGACGCCTTCGCGATGGCTGACCAGGTGCTGTACTCGGGCGTTGCGTGCATCACCGACCTGATGGTCAAGGAAGGCCTCATCAACCTCGACTTCGCAGATGTTCGCGCGGTGATGCGCGAAATGGGCAAGGCGATGATGGGGACGGGCGAGTCCACGGGTGAGAAGCGCGCTCTGACTGCGGCGGAAGCTGCAATCGCCAACCCGCTGATCGACGATTCGTCGATGCGCGGCGCGCGGGGCCTGCTGATCTCGATCACTGGCGGCAAGGACCTCACCCTGTTCGAGGTCGACGAAGCTGCCACCCGTATCCGCGAAGAGGTCGATAACGACGCTAACATCATCGTCGGCGCGACCTTTGACGAGACCCTCGACGGCGTTATCCGTGTGTCGGTTGTCGCCACCGGCATCGACACCGTGGCCGCCAGTCGCGCCACGACGCCGGTTCAGGCGATTACCACCGGTGCCCCTGAAAGCCGTCTTGCCGAACTGACGGCGCGTCTGCGCGCCGATAACCAGCGGATGGCCGAACGCGCCCAGCAGCAGAAGCAGGCCGCTGCTCCTTCGCCGGCTGCGGCGCCCGCTCGCGCCACGGCTGACCAGATCGACCGCGCAGCACTCGCCGCTATCGCTGAAGCAGTCTCGCCGACCGAGCGGCCGGCTCCGGCCCCGATGCAGCCCGCCGCCTATGGCGACGTCAGCGTGCGTCCGGTGCCGCCGAAGCCTTCGCTGTTCCCGGATCATGAGGAGCCGATGAATCTCCAGGAGGCGGCTCCGCCGTCATCCTTCATTCCGCAGCCCGCCGAGCGGATGCCGGTTCGCGCGCCGCGCATGCCGCAGTTCGATGAACTGCCGGTGCCGGCCCAGAACCAGATCCGTCAGGCTCGCGGAGAGACCGCTGAGGAGCATCCGCCGCAGAAGCGCGCTTCGCTGTTGCAGCGTCTGGCCAATGTCGGCCTCGGCCGGCGTGACGAGGAAACCGAGCCGCCGATCGCGGCCCGCGCGTCCGGTCCGGCCATGGCGCCGATGCCGCCGCTTCCCGAGCGCAAGCCGCAGCGGCCGGTTCCCGCCCAGTATGGCGGGGCCGGTGACCCGGTCTCCGAATACGCCCGCCGCCCGGCGCCCCAGGGACTTGATTCGCACGGCCGTCCGGCTCCGGCCGCGCCTGCGGGCGGTGGGGAAGACCACCTGGATATCCCCGCCTTTTTGCGGCGGCAGGCGACCTGA
- the lpxC gene encoding UDP-3-O-acyl-N-acetylglucosamine deacetylase, whose amino-acid sequence MKSSRQTTLRSHVTVTGVGVHSGSQVSLTMGPADINSGFVFIRNGGGREAQAREVQATASSVIATDFATVLGDHQGPLVSTAEHVLAALRGMGVDNATIEVDGPEVPIMDGSAAPFVEAIDRAGIVQQSAARRFIEVLKPVQVVQGESFGELRPYAVGFRAELEIEFTNSPIGRQAYAFDLDAESFRRDICRARTFGLMGDVAKLWSAGYALGASLENSVVFDDSRLLNTEGLRFADECVRHKVLDVVGDLALAGLPLIGLYRSVRGGHKLNHAVLTALMADRHAWRVVEAPEPVLERPVVARRARGHADVAGGMVAVAYGPDVS is encoded by the coding sequence ATGAAATCCAGTCGGCAGACAACGCTCCGGTCGCACGTTACTGTGACGGGCGTCGGCGTCCACTCCGGTTCGCAGGTCAGTCTGACCATGGGACCCGCCGACATCAATTCAGGATTCGTTTTCATTCGTAACGGCGGGGGCCGCGAAGCTCAGGCTCGCGAAGTTCAGGCCACCGCATCTTCCGTCATTGCCACCGATTTCGCGACCGTGCTGGGTGACCATCAGGGTCCACTCGTTTCCACCGCCGAACATGTTCTGGCCGCGCTGCGCGGTATGGGCGTCGACAATGCCACCATCGAAGTCGATGGGCCCGAAGTGCCGATCATGGACGGCAGCGCCGCTCCCTTCGTCGAAGCCATCGATCGCGCCGGCATCGTGCAGCAGAGCGCCGCCCGCCGTTTCATCGAAGTGCTGAAGCCGGTGCAGGTCGTGCAGGGCGAATCGTTTGGCGAACTGCGGCCTTATGCCGTTGGTTTCCGCGCCGAACTCGAAATCGAATTCACCAACTCTCCTATCGGACGGCAGGCTTATGCGTTCGACCTCGATGCCGAGAGTTTTCGCCGCGACATCTGCCGCGCCCGTACCTTCGGTCTGATGGGCGACGTGGCCAAGCTCTGGAGCGCGGGCTACGCGCTCGGTGCGTCGCTGGAGAATTCCGTGGTGTTCGACGACAGCCGTCTTCTGAACACAGAAGGCCTGCGCTTCGCTGACGAATGCGTCCGTCACAAGGTTCTCGACGTGGTAGGCGATCTGGCGCTGGCCGGTTTGCCGCTCATCGGGCTTTATCGCTCGGTGCGCGGCGGCCACAAGCTCAACCATGCCGTGCTGACCGCCCTGATGGCCGACCGCCATGCCTGGCGAGTTGTGGAAGCCCCCGAGCCGGTACTCGAGCGCCCGGTTGTCGCTCGCCGTGCTCGCGGTCACGCCGATGTCGCGGGCGGCATGGTCGCCGTGGCCTACGGTCCGGATGTGTCCTGA
- a CDS encoding outer membrane protein assembly factor BamD — protein MTFELPKLSYPARIGGFARHARLAFGLMILTVPLSGCGGGALWDKFFAKEETFVDEPADKLYNEGLYLMNKKGDRKSAMKKFEEVDRQHPYSEWARKSLLMSAYAAYEGGDYDECISSANRYVALHPGSPDAAYAQYLIAASNFDQIPDVSRDQGRTEKAIAALEEVIRKYPTSEYANSAKKKIEAARDQLAGKEMTVGRYYMEKKDYTAAINRFKVVVTQYQTTRHVEEALARLTEAYMAIGIVGEAQTAAAVLGHNFPDSRWYKDAYNLVKSGGVEPTANKDSWMTRAFKKVGLG, from the coding sequence ATGACATTCGAATTGCCCAAATTGTCCTATCCGGCCCGTATCGGCGGCTTCGCCCGTCATGCGCGTCTGGCATTCGGATTGATGATCCTGACCGTGCCGTTGAGCGGATGCGGCGGCGGCGCGCTGTGGGACAAGTTCTTCGCCAAGGAAGAAACCTTCGTCGATGAGCCCGCGGACAAGCTCTACAACGAGGGCTTGTACCTGATGAACAAAAAGGGCGATCGCAAGTCTGCGATGAAGAAGTTCGAGGAGGTCGATCGCCAGCACCCGTATTCCGAATGGGCGCGGAAGTCGCTGCTGATGTCCGCCTATGCGGCCTACGAGGGCGGCGACTATGACGAGTGCATCTCTTCCGCCAACCGTTACGTCGCGCTCCATCCCGGCAGCCCGGACGCCGCTTATGCGCAGTATCTGATCGCGGCCTCCAACTTCGACCAGATTCCGGACGTCTCGCGCGATCAGGGCCGCACCGAGAAGGCCATCGCCGCGCTGGAAGAGGTGATCCGCAAATATCCGACCTCGGAATACGCCAACAGCGCCAAAAAGAAGATCGAGGCCGCCCGCGACCAGCTCGCCGGCAAGGAAATGACGGTTGGCCGCTACTACATGGAAAAGAAGGACTACACCGCCGCCATCAACCGCTTCAAAGTGGTGGTGACGCAGTACCAGACCACGCGGCATGTCGAAGAGGCGCTGGCGCGTTTGACCGAGGCCTACATGGCCATCGGCATTGTCGGCGAGGCGCAGACCGCCGCCGCTGTGCTTGGCCACAATTTTCCTGACAGCCGCTGGTACAAAGACGCGTACAATCTTGTAAAGTCGGGCGGAGTCGAGCCGACCGCCAACAAGGATTCCTGGATGACCCGGGCGTTCAAGAAGGTCGGCCTCGGCTAA
- the recN gene encoding DNA repair protein RecN, which yields MLARLSIRDIVLIERLDIDFLKGLAVLTGETGAGKSILLDAFALALGGRGDASLVRHGAEQGQVTAVFEVPKKHPANVILRDNGFEDSGEMILRRVQFADGRTRAFLNDQTISVQTLKAIGTTLVEIHGQHDERALVDTATHRRLLDAFAALEKDVGAVEALWEARRTARAALDEHRAGMERAAREADYLRHASEELKKLNPQDGEETSLAERRSVMMQGEKVAEDLREALAAVVGPNSPISTLAAAVRRLERRASTAPALIEPAVKAMDAAINAMEEADQHLNAALVAADFDPRELERIEERLFALRAAARKYSTPVDGLAALAQRYASDVALIDAGADRLKVLEKDVAAADKAYDAAAQKLSAARNKAAEKLNKAVNAELAPLKLERAKFSTQIESDPASPGPQGFDRVEFWVQTNPGTRPGPLMKVASGGELSRFLLALKVVLSDRGSAPTLVFDEIDTGVGGAVADAIGARLARLAEKVQVMAVTHAPQVAARADQHLLISKDALDKGKRVATRVATLAKDHRREEIARMLAGAEITAEARAAAERLLKAAG from the coding sequence ATGCTGGCCCGGCTTTCGATCCGTGACATCGTCCTGATCGAGCGGCTCGACATCGATTTTCTCAAAGGTCTTGCTGTCCTCACCGGCGAAACCGGCGCGGGCAAATCCATTCTGCTTGATGCGTTTGCGCTGGCGCTCGGCGGGCGCGGCGACGCCAGTCTCGTGCGCCACGGCGCGGAGCAGGGGCAGGTGACGGCCGTGTTCGAGGTTCCGAAGAAGCATCCCGCCAACGTCATCCTGCGCGACAACGGATTCGAGGATTCCGGCGAGATGATCCTGCGCCGGGTGCAATTCGCCGACGGGCGCACCCGCGCCTTCCTCAACGACCAGACCATCAGCGTGCAGACGCTGAAAGCGATCGGCACCACGCTGGTGGAAATCCATGGCCAGCATGACGAGCGCGCGCTGGTGGACACCGCGACGCACCGGCGGCTGCTCGATGCCTTCGCCGCGCTCGAAAAGGATGTCGGCGCGGTCGAGGCGCTGTGGGAGGCGCGCCGCACCGCGCGCGCCGCGCTGGACGAGCATCGCGCCGGCATGGAGCGCGCCGCGCGCGAGGCGGATTACCTGCGCCATGCCTCCGAGGAACTGAAGAAACTCAATCCGCAGGACGGCGAGGAGACCTCGTTGGCGGAGCGCCGCAGCGTGATGATGCAGGGCGAGAAGGTCGCCGAGGATTTGCGCGAGGCGCTGGCGGCGGTGGTCGGGCCGAACTCGCCGATCTCCACCCTTGCGGCCGCGGTGCGTCGGCTGGAGCGCCGCGCGAGCACGGCGCCCGCGCTGATCGAACCGGCGGTGAAGGCGATGGACGCCGCGATCAACGCGATGGAAGAGGCCGATCAGCATCTGAATGCTGCGCTTGTCGCCGCCGACTTCGATCCGCGCGAACTCGAGCGCATCGAGGAGCGGCTGTTCGCGCTGCGGGCGGCGGCGCGGAAATACTCGACGCCGGTGGACGGGCTGGCGGCGCTGGCACAGCGCTACGCTTCGGACGTTGCGCTGATCGATGCCGGCGCAGACCGGCTGAAGGTGCTGGAGAAGGACGTCGCTGCCGCCGACAAGGCCTATGACGCCGCCGCGCAAAAGCTCTCTGCCGCGCGCAACAAGGCCGCCGAGAAGCTCAACAAGGCGGTCAACGCCGAGCTTGCGCCACTTAAGCTGGAGCGCGCGAAGTTTTCCACGCAGATTGAATCCGATCCGGCGTCGCCGGGACCGCAGGGCTTCGACAGGGTCGAGTTCTGGGTGCAGACCAATCCCGGCACTCGGCCCGGCCCGCTGATGAAGGTGGCGTCCGGCGGTGAATTGTCGCGCTTCCTGCTGGCGCTGAAGGTGGTGCTGTCGGATCGCGGGTCCGCACCAACGCTGGTGTTCGATGAAATCGACACCGGCGTGGGCGGCGCGGTGGCCGACGCTATCGGCGCGCGGCTGGCGCGGCTCGCCGAGAAGGTTCAGGTCATGGCCGTGACCCATGCACCACAGGTCGCGGCGCGCGCGGATCAGCATCTCCTGATTTCCAAGGATGCGCTCGACAAGGGCAAGCGCGTCGCGACGCGGGTGGCGACGCTGGCCAAGGATCACCGCCGCGAGGAAATCGCGCGGATGCTGGCTGGCGCGGAGATCACCGCCGAGGCGCGGGCCGCGGCGGAACGGCTGCTCAAGGCGGCCGGATAA